The following are encoded in a window of Carya illinoinensis cultivar Pawnee chromosome 15, C.illinoinensisPawnee_v1, whole genome shotgun sequence genomic DNA:
- the LOC122297231 gene encoding outer envelope pore protein 24B, chloroplastic-like, which produces MKASIKGRYEAEKSNGPVAVAALSFNAGDFKLRASCDDSTFVNGPSLNGLALGVEKPGFFIVDYSVPDKDFRFQFMNTARVADKSLNLTYIHNSGHNRTILDGTLVLDSANKLSANHALGSRNCKLKYTYVHEGGTTFEPCYDWAKNSWDFAVARKVYVDDVLRAWYQTSSQVLGLEWSRNSKQNGSFKILASVNLAEEKKMPKLIAESTWNLEI; this is translated from the exons ATGAAGGCTTCGATTAAAGGCAGATACGAAGCAGAGAAAAGCAACGGCCCGGTCGCCGTTGCTGCGCTCAGTTTTAACGCTGGCGATTTCAAGCTCCGAGCTTCCTGCGACGACTCCACTTTCGTCAACGGCCCTAGCTTAAACGGCTTGGCTTTAGGCGTCGAGAAACCCGGCTTCTTCATCGTCGATTACAGCGTCCCCGATAAG GATTTCCGGTTTCAGTTTATGAACACCGCTAGGGTTGCAGACAAATCGTTGAATCTGACTTACATTCACAACAGTGGCCACAACAGGACAATTTTGGACGGAACCCTGGTGCTCGATTCTGCGAACAAGCTGTCGGCTAATCACGCGCTTGGCTCGAGAAATTGCAAGTTGAAGTACACTTATGTTCACGAAGGGGGGACAACCTTTGAACCGTGCTACGATTGGGCGAAGAATTCTTGGGACTTTGCAGTGGCACGGaaggtttatgttgatgatgtgtTGAGGGCTTGGTACCAAACATCGAGTCAAGTGTTGGGACTGGAATGGTCAAGAAACTCGAAGCAGAACGGTTCCTTCAAG ATTTTAGCATCAGTCAATTTGGCTGAGGAGAAAAAGATGCCAAAACTAATTGCTGAGAGTACTTGGAATTTGGAGATTTGA